From a region of the Sphingopyxis sp. YR583 genome:
- a CDS encoding TonB-dependent receptor, producing MPSFRNRLLCAAAAMALPFPVFAQEADTGAEDVNAGDIVVTAQKRSQSIQQVPAAILALNSEMLEDRGISTAAGLQFSVPSTQIGNLLGQTSVTIRGVGLNQGAPGVAIHVDGVYQPRPSMGDLLQIDLERVEVLRGPQGTLYGRNANGGAVNFITKAPTDEYEGYLLASYANYDEARVQGMVNVPLGENIRGRVVLDWNRRGDGFVKNIVAGGQDLDRGRTFSGRVRFDMDITPDFELSLATTFLDGTGPTQYFVLHNPPTTPVVSVNPALASASYSFEPWRTAANDPVNTERRLSMSSATATWSLGDVTLKSISAYTTLRDDSLADDDGINVSIFPARRFYDSKSFSQELNVGASFDAADVVAGLYYLKDSYKHILDYDLLEGVAPLSPLGLPPGSDLVFDVRDYDTSVNAAFADVTVRPVGDLSLIAGIRYSEEKQTQVQRNTISIGTFATIETCPLTTNEAKFTSTTPRIGARYEFSPSANAYATFSKGYKAGGFNLNACSNQFNPEKLDSYEVGLKTRLLDRTLTLNLSAFYYDYTDLQISQVVGLARFITNAAAATIKGAELEADWQPNEHWSINANATYLDATYKRFSNTDGLDPAAGVQLLDGNRLNEAPKFSGNLGIAYRTAASDHGRFTIRTDLSYRSKYYLREFNGPLDTQEAFALINAGLIWDSPDERFRVRLFVNNLTNKAYVARMDSSDNFGARFISWNAPRQYGVELRTNF from the coding sequence CATCCAGCAAGTCCCCGCCGCCATCTTGGCGCTGAACTCGGAGATGCTCGAAGACCGCGGCATTTCAACCGCCGCAGGGCTGCAGTTCAGTGTGCCCAGCACCCAGATCGGTAATCTGCTTGGCCAGACATCGGTGACGATCCGCGGTGTTGGCCTCAACCAAGGCGCGCCTGGCGTGGCGATCCATGTCGATGGCGTCTATCAGCCGCGCCCCTCGATGGGCGATTTGCTCCAGATCGATCTCGAGCGGGTCGAAGTTTTGCGCGGCCCCCAAGGAACGCTCTACGGCCGCAACGCCAATGGCGGGGCGGTAAATTTCATCACCAAAGCACCGACCGACGAATATGAAGGCTATCTGCTCGCAAGCTACGCCAACTATGACGAGGCGCGTGTGCAGGGAATGGTCAATGTTCCGCTTGGCGAGAACATTCGGGGCCGCGTTGTACTCGACTGGAACCGGCGCGGCGACGGCTTCGTCAAGAATATCGTCGCCGGCGGGCAGGATCTCGATCGCGGGCGCACCTTTTCGGGCCGTGTGCGCTTCGACATGGATATCACGCCCGATTTCGAGCTGAGCCTCGCCACAACCTTTCTCGACGGCACGGGCCCGACGCAATATTTCGTTCTCCACAACCCGCCGACGACACCGGTGGTGTCGGTCAATCCGGCGCTCGCCTCCGCCTCCTATTCGTTCGAGCCGTGGCGCACGGCCGCCAACGATCCGGTCAACACCGAACGAAGGCTGTCGATGAGTTCGGCGACCGCGACCTGGTCGCTCGGCGATGTCACGCTGAAATCGATCAGCGCCTACACGACGCTTCGCGACGACTCGCTGGCCGATGACGACGGGATCAACGTCTCGATCTTCCCGGCGCGCCGCTTCTATGACTCGAAGAGCTTTTCGCAGGAACTGAATGTCGGCGCGAGCTTCGACGCTGCCGATGTCGTCGCGGGCCTTTACTATCTCAAGGACAGCTACAAGCACATCCTCGACTACGACCTGCTGGAAGGCGTGGCACCGCTGTCACCGCTCGGCCTGCCGCCGGGAAGCGACCTCGTGTTCGACGTTCGCGATTACGACACGAGCGTCAACGCGGCCTTCGCCGACGTCACGGTCCGGCCGGTCGGCGATCTCAGCCTGATCGCCGGCATCCGCTACTCCGAGGAAAAGCAGACGCAGGTCCAGCGCAACACGATCTCAATCGGCACGTTTGCGACGATCGAGACCTGTCCGCTGACGACAAACGAAGCAAAATTCACCTCGACGACGCCGCGCATCGGCGCGCGCTATGAATTTTCGCCATCGGCCAACGCCTATGCGACGTTCTCGAAAGGCTACAAGGCGGGCGGCTTTAACCTCAATGCGTGCAGCAACCAGTTCAATCCCGAAAAGCTCGATTCCTATGAGGTCGGGCTGAAGACCCGGCTTCTCGACCGCACGCTGACGCTCAACCTCTCGGCCTTCTATTACGATTATACCGATCTCCAGATCAGCCAGGTCGTCGGGCTTGCCCGCTTCATCACCAACGCGGCTGCGGCAACGATCAAGGGCGCCGAGCTCGAAGCCGACTGGCAGCCGAACGAGCATTGGTCGATCAACGCCAATGCGACCTATCTTGATGCGACCTACAAGCGCTTCTCGAACACCGACGGGCTCGATCCTGCCGCCGGCGTGCAGCTGCTCGACGGCAATCGGCTCAACGAAGCGCCAAAATTCTCGGGCAATCTCGGCATCGCCTACCGTACCGCCGCGAGCGATCACGGCCGCTTCACGATCCGCACCGACTTGAGCTACCGCAGCAAATATTATCTCCGCGAGTTCAACGGCCCGCTCGACACCCAGGAAGCCTTCGCGCTGATCAATGCCGGGCTCATCTGGGACAGCCCGGACGAGCGTTTCCGCGTCCGGCTCTTCGTCAACAACCTGACGAACAAGGCCTATGTCGCACGAATGGACTCGTCCGACAATTTTGGCGCGCGCTTCATCTCGTGGAACGCGCCGCGCCAATATGGTGTCGAACTCCGCACCAACTTCTGA
- a CDS encoding acyl-CoA dehydrogenase yields MTTTAFDWADPFGFDAQLSSEERMMREVAQDYAHDRLLPRVVDAFANETTDVEVFRELGSLGLLGSTVPVEYGGAGASYVGYGLIAREIERIDSGYRSMFSVQSSLVMHPILAYGTEAQKRRYLPKLAAGEWIGCFGLTEPDAGSNPSQMRSRADRVDGGYILNGSKTWISNAPIADVFIVWAKCSETNVIRGFVLDRGAKGLSATKIDGKLSLRTSITGSIHLDGVEVSDDALLPSVTGLAGPFGCLNRARFGIAWGAVGAAEACYAAARQYGLEREQFGRPLAATQLFQKKLADMATQIAFNLEACLRVGRNIDADRMVPEQISMIKRANVEHALDIARAARDMHGGNGIAGEYHVMRHLMNLETVNTYEGTHDVHALILGRAITGISAF; encoded by the coding sequence ATGACGACAACAGCCTTCGACTGGGCCGACCCGTTCGGTTTTGATGCCCAGCTTTCAAGCGAAGAGCGCATGATGCGCGAAGTGGCGCAGGACTATGCCCATGATCGGCTGCTGCCTCGGGTAGTCGATGCCTTCGCCAACGAAACGACCGACGTCGAAGTCTTTCGCGAACTGGGATCGCTCGGCCTGCTCGGCTCGACCGTTCCGGTCGAATATGGCGGAGCGGGCGCTTCCTATGTTGGATATGGGCTGATCGCGCGCGAGATCGAGCGGATCGATTCCGGCTACCGCTCGATGTTTTCGGTTCAGTCGAGCCTGGTGATGCACCCGATCCTTGCCTACGGCACGGAAGCACAGAAGCGGCGCTATCTCCCGAAACTTGCGGCCGGCGAATGGATCGGCTGTTTCGGCCTTACCGAACCCGATGCGGGATCGAACCCGTCGCAGATGCGATCGCGGGCCGATCGGGTCGATGGCGGCTACATCCTGAATGGCAGCAAGACATGGATCAGCAATGCGCCGATAGCCGATGTCTTCATTGTCTGGGCAAAGTGTAGTGAGACGAATGTCATTCGTGGCTTCGTCCTCGATCGCGGCGCCAAGGGCCTGTCAGCGACGAAGATCGACGGGAAGCTCAGCCTTCGGACTTCGATTACCGGCAGTATCCATCTCGACGGCGTGGAGGTGAGCGACGATGCGCTGCTTCCTAGCGTGACCGGCCTCGCAGGGCCGTTCGGCTGCCTCAACCGTGCCCGGTTCGGAATTGCCTGGGGCGCGGTCGGCGCAGCCGAAGCCTGCTATGCCGCCGCGCGCCAATATGGCCTCGAACGCGAGCAGTTCGGCCGGCCACTCGCCGCGACGCAGCTTTTCCAGAAGAAGCTCGCCGATATGGCGACACAGATCGCCTTCAATCTAGAAGCCTGCCTGCGCGTCGGCCGGAACATCGACGCGGACCGCATGGTGCCCGAGCAGATTTCGATGATCAAGCGGGCCAATGTCGAACATGCCCTCGATATCGCGCGGGCGGCGCGTGACATGCACGGCGGCAACGGAATCGCCGGAGAATATCATGTGATGCGCCATCTGATGAACCTTGAGACTGTCAATACTTACGAGGGAACGCATGACGTTCACGCGCTTATCCTCGGGCGAGCAATCACTGGAATATCAGCCTTTTAG